The DNA segment CGATGATCTCGGAGAAATCGTCACCGCGTTCGGCAGCATCCGGTTCGGTTACCAGCTCACCCTGCAGTGCCAGCACCATCTTCTGGGCAGTTTTTTTACCGATACCGGGAATCCGCCCCAGGGACTCGATATCAGCTCCCTCGATAAACCTGGCCAGGTCAGTCGGCGGGCTGAAGGACAGAATTCTGATAGCCTGCTTGGCACCGATGCCGGAAACCCCGATAAGGGCACGAAACAGTTCGCGCTCCTTGCGATCGGAAAACCCGAACAGCTTGAGATCGTCCTCGCGCACAATCAGGTGGGTGTGCAGCCGCACCTCCTGCCCGGTTCTGGCAGCCATATCACGTATGGTACGAGTGCTGGCAAGGATCTCCCACTCCACCGGTCCGCACTGCAGATGAATCCCGTGAACCGCAGTGGCGCTGATTTTTCCGCTCAGACTTTCTATCATACCACACTCCCTCCCGGCAGCCGCTGCATAAAACCGGCAGTATTCGCGTGACATACCGCCGCAGCCAGGGCATCGGCCGCATGGTCGGACGCGGGGATATCGCTCAGCCCCA comes from the Spirochaeta africana DSM 8902 genome and includes:
- the ruvA gene encoding Holliday junction branch migration protein RuvA, with product MIESLSGKISATAVHGIHLQCGPVEWEILASTRTIRDMAARTGQEVRLHTHLIVREDDLKLFGFSDRKERELFRALIGVSGIGAKQAIRILSFSPPTDLARFIEGADIESLGRIPGIGKKTAQKMVLALQGELVTEPDAAERGDDFSEIIESLVSMGFDKAAVRKTVATCAAGPAGAESSPRVREQNIFRTALLELSTREQGG